Below is a window of Cupriavidus sp. MP-37 DNA.
CCCAAGGTCGGCCTGCTGTCGCACTCGAACTTCGGCTCGTCCGAGGCGCCGTCGGCGCGCAAGATGCGCGAGACCCTCGCCATCCTGCGCGAGCAGGCCCCGGAACTGGAGATCGACGGCGAGATGCACGGCGACTGCGCACTCGACCAGAAGCTGCGCGACCAGCTGGTGCCGGACGGCACGCTCAAGGGCGAAGCCAACCTGCTGGTGTGCCCGAACATCGATGCGGCCAACATCTCGTACAACCTGCTCAAGGTTGCCGCGGGCAACAATGTCGCGATCGGGCCGATCCTGCTGGGCGTGAAGGCGCCGGTGCACATCCTGACGCCGTCGGCAACGGTGCGCCGCATCGTCAACATGACGTCGCTGGTGGTGGTCGACGCCGCCGCCAAGCGCTAACTCAATTCCGCTGGCCCTGGCCGGGCCAATGTGACGGAAAGCCGGGTTCGCCCGGCTTTTTTTGTCCCTGCGCAAGGGTGGTTAGTATGCGCACACATACGCTTAACATATTGAAACAATTGAGGAAATCGCGCTGCAACAGAGCCGGGATTGATTAATTGCGTGCATGCGCGTAACCTTACGCCTTTGATACAGGCGCTCGCCATGAGCGCCCCGGTGCGGCCGGCATTCCTCGCGCGACGCTTCACGCAGCGCAGAGGGGCAGGCCAGGGTGGCCCGGACAGATCGTCTACCCAACCAGCGGCAGGCTCGATTTCCGGTTCAACCAAGACAAGCAACGTGGGTTTCCAAGTTTCTCCGATGCGGCACGCAACGCGCATGCTGGCCCGGTCCCTGACCGGCGCGGCGCTGGTGCTGGCCCTGGCGCAGCCGACGCTGGCGCGCCAGGCGCAGACCGAAGGGCTGGGAACCATTGCAGTGCAGCAGTTGCCCAACGAAGCGCGGCAGACCCTGGAGCGCATCGAAGCCGGCGGCCCGTTCCCGTATGACAAGGACGGCTCGAGATTCGGCAATTACGAACGCATCCTGCCGCTAAAAGAACGCGGTTATTACCGCGAATACACGGTCAAGAGCGCCAGGAGCCGGAACCGGGGAGCCAAGC
It encodes the following:
- a CDS encoding ribonuclease domain-containing protein; amino-acid sequence: MLARSLTGAALVLALAQPTLARQAQTEGLGTIAVQQLPNEARQTLERIEAGGPFPYDKDGSRFGNYERILPLKERGYYREYTVKSARSRNRGAKRIVCGGEQRAANDCYYTEDHYNSFKRILK